Proteins encoded within one genomic window of Pseudomonas cannabina:
- a CDS encoding recombinase family protein encodes MFIRAYLRASTDEQDAGRARASLEQFATDHNKVIASIYLENASGAAADRPELLRLLKDARKGDVLLVESIDRLSRLPVDDWKKLKAAIDSKGLRIVALDLPTSHQGMQDTKGDEFTGRMLGAINSMLVEMMAAIARKDYEQRRERQAQGIEKAKAEGKYQGRPVDADLHKRVKELLKAGLGIRATARHADCSTTTVMRIKDSITA; translated from the coding sequence ATGTTCATCCGCGCATACCTCAGAGCATCGACCGACGAGCAGGACGCTGGCCGCGCACGGGCATCGCTCGAGCAGTTCGCTACGGACCACAATAAGGTAATCGCCAGCATCTACCTGGAGAATGCCAGCGGAGCGGCTGCTGACCGGCCGGAGCTGCTTCGCCTGCTCAAAGATGCGCGCAAGGGTGATGTGCTGCTGGTGGAATCAATCGACCGCCTCTCACGCCTGCCGGTGGATGACTGGAAGAAGCTCAAAGCCGCGATTGACTCCAAGGGGTTGCGCATCGTTGCACTCGATCTGCCGACCAGCCACCAGGGGATGCAGGACACGAAAGGCGATGAGTTCACCGGACGGATGCTGGGCGCAATCAACTCGATGCTGGTGGAGATGATGGCCGCAATTGCCCGCAAGGATTATGAGCAGCGACGCGAACGCCAGGCGCAGGGGATCGAGAAGGCGAAGGCCGAGGGCAAGTATCAGGGCCGCCCGGTCGACGCCGATCTGCACAAACGCGTGAAAGAGTTGCTGAAGGCCGGGCTGGGTATCCGTGCCACTGCCCGGCACGCTGACTGCTCAACTACAACCGTGATGAGAATCAAAGACTCAATCACAGCATAG
- a CDS encoding phage tail tape measure protein — protein sequence MALTSRLALEVDSRSAQQQVDDLRRGLIALNDAGLRSGPVLSGASKAVSDTGRNSASAGAQVQALERRVRSLSSAAAGLAGPLVAAVSTKAFYDAAEAYSTLTNRMKLVTDGAGELATAQKAVFDIAQSSHQPLNATAELYQRIATNQKELKLTGAGVAGVVGTISKTLAISGASASSANAALVQLGQAFASGTLRGEELNSVMEQAPALAQAIAAGMGKTVGELRTLGAAGLLTADSVVKALQAQQQAVDQLFARTAVTIGNSITALDNSFTQLVGKMDQASGVSATISSAFVAASKSMDALTSDSSATYLMLSRVSNAAETLAYIIGGRLVLSTGQAIANLALSTKASIQQAAALYSATAATLTANKAEAESAKQAVLSAQSKQADANATLARANAELVAAEQKLAADRMRQESELNNMRSVQAALVAERELEVSKLSSQISEQGRAAARNRMAVARLDEIKIIKQIQAAEIQLAATTTAASAEIQQAYVVRSAAAAGVAETTLAANAAIRASETATAAVTTASKALLVASAAGRGLLGLLTGPVGLIAMTGAVAYSFLSVGDRADDASKSLISHNATVSETVSAYKALSAEQQRLQKITWADQQAAALDKASSALDDYAYKVERGITLGPFADQFRSMIVEVESGKRSLDSVTQWIQTNSNATPDFIRKLAELAATQQTNTASAADLATKLGTVDAATKAISQSTGNLTISQSGSGSQTKAQVAEWEKYIAKLTESRDLIGANAKAEAALLAQKMGLTKAQAAQSSIVAEQTDLLRKYESAVKEADKVQQAALKAQLVALYTQQQAAEDATAAVKKSHEEAAKAAEASANKQINQMQRVIDKALTLSKGTNLLLLPQTKQQALTGAALLTGSSTVNKNAGKTKAFQEDAGTKLLDDARQRYAVLQQQSRELLIQDGTTRSIGAEQKKLVELETEIAQLKEKKTLTTAQKQVLVMADLNLAQQKQNAALEKENELRKLATEETQKLFSFQANLNSQLVKDRTGLNNSLSGLVMGDQQRARMQEQFGIQEQYQSQLDALAAQRNEDKITPELYAKQTAALNAALQSRLAMQRQYYTDVDRAEQDWTLGASSAMQTYLEQSRNVAGQTNQLFTRAFGNMEDAVINFVKTGKASFSDFADGVVSDLIRIQLRQAAAGFLSTAFGFMTGGASTLGQGVMTGSSQTISKTEFSDGGFTGIGGKYEEKGVVHGGEFVVKKEVVSQPGARDFLERMNANKKGYADGGYVGSTASTSKASSSSASVSMPTIEQNFYFQGGADGNMAQQ from the coding sequence ATGGCCCTTACATCCCGTTTAGCGCTTGAGGTCGACAGCCGGAGCGCACAGCAGCAAGTAGACGATCTTCGCCGGGGCCTGATTGCCCTCAATGATGCAGGCCTGCGCAGCGGGCCGGTACTGTCCGGAGCTTCCAAGGCAGTGAGCGACACTGGTCGCAATTCCGCGTCAGCAGGTGCCCAGGTTCAAGCGCTCGAAAGGCGCGTGCGCTCGCTGTCATCGGCGGCCGCTGGCCTGGCTGGACCGCTTGTTGCGGCAGTCAGCACGAAAGCGTTTTACGACGCAGCCGAGGCCTACAGCACCCTCACGAACCGCATGAAGCTGGTGACCGATGGTGCTGGTGAGCTGGCCACGGCACAAAAGGCTGTGTTCGATATCGCGCAAAGCTCCCATCAGCCGCTCAATGCCACGGCCGAGCTGTATCAGCGGATCGCGACGAACCAGAAAGAATTGAAACTGACCGGGGCAGGTGTTGCCGGCGTCGTCGGTACCATCAGCAAAACCTTGGCCATCTCCGGCGCATCGGCATCGTCGGCCAACGCAGCGTTGGTGCAGCTCGGGCAGGCGTTTGCATCCGGAACACTGCGAGGCGAAGAGCTGAACAGTGTCATGGAGCAGGCCCCAGCATTGGCGCAGGCTATCGCGGCTGGCATGGGTAAGACCGTCGGGGAGCTGCGCACGCTCGGTGCCGCTGGGCTTCTGACGGCTGACTCGGTTGTAAAGGCGCTCCAGGCTCAGCAGCAGGCCGTCGACCAGCTTTTCGCCAGGACTGCCGTGACGATCGGCAACAGCATCACTGCGCTGGACAACTCGTTCACGCAGCTGGTCGGCAAGATGGACCAGGCCAGCGGTGTCAGCGCAACCATATCATCTGCATTCGTTGCCGCTTCCAAGTCCATGGATGCGCTGACCAGCGACTCGTCAGCCACCTACCTCATGCTTTCCCGGGTGTCGAATGCAGCGGAAACGCTCGCCTACATCATCGGCGGTCGACTGGTTCTGTCGACGGGCCAGGCCATCGCCAATTTAGCACTGTCGACCAAGGCTTCTATCCAGCAGGCCGCCGCGCTTTACAGCGCTACCGCTGCAACGCTGACTGCAAACAAGGCTGAGGCGGAGTCAGCGAAACAGGCGGTGCTGAGTGCACAGTCAAAGCAGGCCGACGCAAATGCCACGCTCGCCCGGGCAAATGCCGAACTGGTAGCAGCAGAACAAAAGCTGGCTGCAGACAGGATGCGCCAGGAGTCTGAACTCAACAATATGAGGTCTGTACAAGCGGCTTTGGTTGCCGAGCGCGAGCTTGAAGTGTCCAAGCTGTCGAGCCAGATATCCGAACAGGGTCGAGCTGCAGCACGCAACAGAATGGCTGTAGCGAGGCTCGACGAAATCAAAATAATCAAGCAGATCCAGGCCGCCGAAATCCAGTTGGCAGCCACCACGACCGCTGCGTCTGCCGAGATTCAGCAGGCCTACGTCGTGAGGTCTGCAGCAGCAGCGGGGGTAGCTGAGACCACCTTGGCCGCCAATGCCGCCATACGAGCCTCAGAGACAGCCACAGCGGCAGTGACGACGGCCAGCAAGGCGCTGCTTGTCGCGAGCGCTGCCGGACGCGGCTTATTGGGGCTTCTGACCGGGCCTGTCGGCTTGATTGCCATGACCGGCGCGGTTGCCTACTCATTCCTGAGCGTCGGCGATCGAGCTGACGATGCATCCAAGTCACTGATCAGCCATAACGCCACCGTCAGCGAGACGGTAAGCGCATACAAGGCCCTGTCGGCTGAGCAGCAGCGCCTGCAAAAAATCACCTGGGCCGACCAGCAGGCAGCAGCGTTGGACAAGGCATCATCTGCCCTCGACGACTACGCCTACAAGGTAGAACGGGGCATCACCCTCGGGCCGTTTGCCGATCAGTTCCGCAGCATGATTGTCGAGGTCGAATCAGGAAAGCGAAGCCTCGACAGCGTCACGCAATGGATTCAGACGAACAGCAACGCGACCCCTGACTTCATTCGTAAGCTGGCCGAGCTGGCCGCGACGCAACAAACGAATACGGCCTCGGCCGCAGACCTGGCCACGAAGCTGGGCACCGTCGATGCAGCCACGAAGGCAATATCGCAAAGCACTGGGAATCTCACGATAAGTCAGAGCGGTTCAGGCTCTCAGACGAAGGCGCAAGTCGCTGAGTGGGAAAAGTACATTGCAAAACTGACTGAATCACGCGACCTGATCGGTGCAAACGCGAAGGCCGAAGCCGCCCTTCTGGCCCAGAAAATGGGGCTGACCAAGGCGCAGGCCGCTCAATCCAGCATTGTGGCCGAGCAAACCGACCTTCTGAGAAAGTATGAAAGCGCGGTCAAGGAGGCGGACAAGGTCCAGCAGGCCGCACTTAAGGCCCAGCTTGTCGCCTTGTACACCCAGCAGCAGGCAGCAGAGGACGCGACTGCAGCGGTCAAGAAGAGTCACGAAGAGGCAGCCAAGGCCGCCGAGGCCAGCGCCAACAAGCAGATAAACCAGATGCAGCGCGTCATAGACAAAGCGCTCACTCTGAGCAAGGGCACAAACCTGCTTTTGCTGCCACAGACGAAACAGCAGGCCCTGACCGGTGCCGCCCTTCTTACAGGGAGCTCTACGGTCAACAAGAACGCCGGCAAGACGAAGGCCTTCCAGGAGGACGCCGGCACGAAGCTACTCGATGACGCCAGGCAGCGTTATGCGGTCCTGCAGCAGCAAAGCCGTGAGTTGCTGATACAGGACGGCACAACCAGGTCCATCGGTGCCGAGCAGAAGAAGCTGGTCGAACTGGAAACAGAGATCGCCCAGCTCAAGGAAAAGAAAACGCTCACTACTGCGCAGAAGCAGGTTCTGGTTATGGCCGATCTGAACCTCGCACAGCAGAAGCAGAACGCGGCGCTGGAGAAAGAAAACGAACTGCGCAAGCTGGCCACCGAGGAAACCCAAAAGCTGTTTTCCTTTCAGGCGAATCTGAATAGCCAGCTCGTCAAAGACCGGACCGGACTGAACAACAGCCTTTCCGGGCTGGTCATGGGCGACCAGCAGCGCGCCAGGATGCAGGAGCAATTCGGCATTCAGGAGCAGTACCAGTCGCAACTGGATGCTCTCGCAGCGCAGCGCAACGAAGACAAGATCACCCCGGAGCTGTACGCCAAGCAGACCGCAGCACTGAACGCAGCACTGCAAAGCCGACTGGCGATGCAGCGTCAGTATTACACCGACGTCGACCGGGCAGAGCAGGATTGGACGCTGGGCGCGAGTTCAGCAATGCAGACCTACCTGGAGCAGTCGCGCAACGTCGCAGGACAGACAAACCAACTGTTCACCCGTGCCTTCGGCAACATGGAGGACGCGGTTATCAACTTCGTGAAGACCGGCAAAGCGTCATTCAGCGACTTTGCCGACGGTGTGGTTTCCGACCTCATCCGCATTCAGTTGCGCCAGGCAGCCGCGGGCTTCCTGAGCACTGCATTCGGATTCATGACCGGTGGTGCATCCACGCTCGGCCAGGGTGTCATGACCGGATCAAGCCAGACCATTTCCAAAACCGAATTCTCGGATGGCGGCTTTACTGGCATCGGTGGCAAGTACGAAGAAAAAGGCGTGGTGCATGGCGGCGAGTTTGTCGTGAAAAAAGAAGTGGTCAGCCAGCCCGGCGCGCGTGATTTCCTGGAGCGCATGAACGCCAACAAGAAGGGCTACGCCGACGGCGGGTATGTCGGCAGTACTGCATCCACATCCAAGGCGTCCAGCTCTTCCGCGTCGGTAAGCATGCCAACGATCGAACAGAACTTTTACTTTCAGGGGGGCGCTGACGGAAACATGGCGCAGCAGTAG